The following proteins come from a genomic window of Flavobacterium eburneipallidum:
- a CDS encoding GlmU family protein codes for MNYILFDGPSRNALLPFTFTRPVADILIGIMTIRQKWEMRLGSTTTTLTEEYLSEKFPMVEMEENVMINASFLPNTVLAEMVSELKPNQAIFKGEDVIAFYTEENQQEVNFDTYEIIEFEEDCIKVQNTWDIFAKNNLAIREDFELLTQDRKSQPIPKSVNTIAPENIFIEEGAKLEFVTLNASTGPIYIAKNAEIMEGSVIRGPFALCEGSVVKLSAKIYGATTIGPYSKIGGEVNNSVLFGYSNKGHDGFLGNSVLGEWCNIGADSNNSNLKNNYEEVKLWDYETESFEKTGLQFCGLMMGDHSKCGINTMFNTGTVVGVSANIFGSGFPRNFVPSFSWGGAAGFTVYMTRKAFETARLVMARRGVEFDEKEKAILQHVFDETKIWRKE; via the coding sequence ATGAATTATATACTTTTTGATGGGCCATCCAGAAATGCTTTATTACCCTTTACTTTCACCCGACCAGTTGCTGATATTCTTATTGGTATTATGACCATTCGTCAAAAATGGGAAATGCGTTTGGGATCGACTACCACTACATTGACAGAGGAATATTTGTCAGAGAAATTCCCAATGGTAGAAATGGAAGAGAATGTTATGATAAATGCTTCTTTTCTTCCTAATACAGTTTTGGCTGAAATGGTTAGTGAACTTAAACCCAATCAAGCTATTTTTAAAGGAGAGGATGTTATTGCGTTTTATACCGAAGAAAATCAGCAAGAAGTAAATTTCGATACCTACGAAATTATAGAATTCGAAGAAGATTGTATTAAAGTCCAAAATACTTGGGATATTTTTGCTAAAAATAATTTAGCGATTCGCGAGGATTTCGAGTTATTGACCCAAGACCGAAAATCACAACCCATTCCTAAAAGTGTAAATACAATTGCTCCAGAAAATATTTTTATTGAAGAAGGAGCAAAATTAGAATTTGTTACCTTGAATGCTTCAACAGGTCCTATTTATATAGCTAAAAATGCCGAAATAATGGAGGGTTCTGTTATTCGTGGTCCTTTTGCTTTGTGTGAAGGATCAGTAGTGAAATTGTCTGCCAAAATATACGGAGCTACAACCATAGGACCTTATTCTAAAATTGGTGGAGAAGTGAATAACTCGGTTTTATTTGGTTATTCCAATAAAGGTCATGATGGGTTTTTAGGAAATTCTGTTTTGGGCGAATGGTGTAATATTGGTGCTGATAGTAACAATTCTAACCTGAAAAATAATTACGAAGAAGTAAAACTTTGGGATTACGAAACCGAATCTTTTGAAAAAACAGGACTTCAGTTTTGTGGATTAATGATGGGAGATCATAGTAAATGTGGTATCAACACCATGTTTAATACAGGAACTGTTGTTGGAGTGAGTGCTAATATTTTTGGTTCTGGATTTCCTCGCAACTTTGTGCCGAGTTTTTCTTGGGGCGGAGCAGCTGGTTTTACGGTTTATATGACTCGCAAAGCTTTCGAAACCGCTCGATTAGTTATGGCTCGAAGAGGAGTTGAATTCGACGAAAAAGAAAAAGCTATTTTGCAACACGTTTTTGACGAAACCAAAATTTGGAGGAAAGAGTAA
- a CDS encoding DUF2971 domain-containing protein, whose protein sequence is MYINNKNITLPEDPDTVVWKYLNLSKFLDLLMSQKLFMSRSDKFEDQYEGTFSEPTYEEIKKTAIDNPEFLQYYKSHREKVAVSSWHINEYESFAMWQIFTQNSEGLAIQSTVSRLKKALDSETQHKQYIGEVNYIDYKKEYIPFDDMFFPFLFKRKSFQYEREIRILSDVTESNIKLNEGLKINVDINQLIEKIYIHPKSENWYKNLVIQLVEQLGFDFAIEKSDLESDILI, encoded by the coding sequence ATGTACATCAACAACAAAAACATAACACTTCCTGAAGATCCTGATACTGTGGTTTGGAAATACTTGAACTTATCCAAATTTCTAGATTTGTTGATGTCGCAAAAACTATTTATGTCCCGTTCGGATAAATTTGAAGATCAATACGAAGGCACTTTTAGTGAACCTACTTATGAGGAAATCAAAAAAACAGCCATTGACAATCCTGAATTTCTACAATATTACAAATCCCATCGTGAGAAAGTAGCTGTTAGCAGTTGGCACATCAACGAATATGAATCGTTTGCGATGTGGCAAATTTTCACTCAAAACAGCGAAGGGCTTGCCATTCAATCTACTGTTAGCCGATTGAAAAAAGCGTTGGATTCAGAAACCCAGCACAAACAATACATTGGCGAAGTCAACTATATTGATTACAAAAAAGAATACATTCCGTTTGACGATATGTTTTTTCCTTTCTTGTTCAAAAGAAAAAGTTTTCAGTACGAAAGAGAAATTCGAATTCTTTCGGATGTAACGGAAAGTAACATTAAATTAAACGAAGGGTTAAAAATAAATGTAGATATCAACCAACTCATCGAAAAAATCTATATTCATCCCAAATCTGAAAACTGGTACAAAAACCTTGTCATTCAATTAGTAGAACAATTGGGTTTTGATTTTGCAATAGAAAAATCAGATTTAGAAAGTGATATTTTGATATAA
- a CDS encoding DUF4199 domain-containing protein: MNEIIKKNGISYGIITGIVSALITTTIYVVDLNLFTVWWVSVLNIIIYVTIGVVLLSKTKKELKGIFPFKDAFTTYFISAVIGIVIAVVFNIILFNFIDPSAKDAIKELSIKYAVEMMQKFNTPASAINEAVTKLQESDQFSPIELIKGSVFSIIFSALFGLLLALIFKSKPTQE; encoded by the coding sequence GTGAATGAAATTATAAAGAAAAATGGAATTTCTTATGGTATAATTACCGGTATCGTAAGCGCATTAATAACAACAACTATCTATGTAGTTGATTTGAATTTATTTACTGTTTGGTGGGTTAGTGTTCTAAATATAATAATCTATGTTACCATTGGAGTTGTATTACTTTCAAAAACAAAGAAAGAATTAAAAGGAATTTTTCCATTTAAAGACGCCTTTACTACTTATTTCATTTCGGCTGTAATAGGAATCGTAATAGCTGTAGTTTTCAATATTATTTTATTCAATTTTATTGATCCTTCTGCAAAAGATGCAATCAAAGAATTGTCGATAAAATATGCTGTTGAAATGATGCAAAAATTCAACACACCAGCATCAGCAATCAACGAAGCGGTAACAAAACTTCAAGAAAGTGACCAATTTTCTCCTATTGAACTTATAAAAGGATCTGTATTCAGTATTATTTTTAGTGCTCTTTTCGGATTATTATTAGCTTTAATTTTTAAAAGCAAACCTACTCAAGAATAA
- a CDS encoding phospho-sugar mutase has protein sequence MEIKPNILAAVNEWLTPIFDATTQEAVTAMMTSAPKDLEESFYKNLEFGTGGMRGVMGVGNNRINKYTLGKSTQGLSDYLKIAFPNQPLKAVIAFDCRHNSKSLAKVVADVFSANGIQVYLFSDLRPTPELSFALKYLGCQCGIVLTASHNPPEYNGYKVYWEDGGQIVPPQDGDIINTIEKLNYSQIKFDANEDLIQYIDAEVDQAFIKSTIENASFGTPQEAKDNLNIVFTSLHGTSITAVPETFAQAGYKNVNIVEEQRVPNGDFPTVKSPNPEEPEALAMALALADKTNSDIVVGTDPDCDRLGVAVRDNDGKMTLLNGNQTMILMTAFLLEEWKKAGKINGKQFVGSTIVSTPMIMELASAYGVGFKVGLTGFKWIAKMIKDFPELEFIGGGEESFGYMVGDAVRDKDAVAATLLICELAAQAKAKGSTVYKELLKLYVEHGFYKEHLISLTKKGMDGLAEINQMMVTMRNNPVAAINGQRVVMLEDYKSSVAKNLLTGEEETIDMPKADVLIYYTEDGSKICARPSGTEPKIKFYISVNTELDSVENFTKVETILDNKIKNIIAAMQLS, from the coding sequence ATGGAAATCAAACCAAACATTTTAGCAGCAGTAAACGAATGGCTTACGCCAATATTTGACGCAACAACACAAGAAGCCGTTACAGCAATGATGACTTCTGCACCAAAAGATTTAGAAGAGAGTTTTTATAAAAATCTAGAATTTGGAACAGGTGGAATGCGTGGCGTGATGGGTGTTGGAAACAATCGCATCAATAAATACACCCTTGGAAAAAGCACTCAAGGACTTTCGGATTATTTAAAAATTGCTTTTCCAAATCAACCTTTGAAAGCCGTAATTGCTTTTGACTGTCGCCATAACAGTAAATCGTTAGCCAAAGTCGTTGCCGATGTTTTCTCTGCCAATGGTATTCAGGTGTATTTATTTTCGGATTTGCGACCAACTCCAGAATTATCTTTCGCCTTAAAATATTTAGGTTGCCAATGCGGAATTGTTTTAACAGCTTCTCACAATCCACCAGAATATAACGGATACAAAGTATATTGGGAAGATGGTGGACAAATCGTTCCTCCGCAAGATGGAGATATCATCAACACGATTGAAAAATTAAATTACAGCCAAATTAAATTTGACGCCAACGAAGATTTGATTCAATACATAGATGCCGAAGTTGATCAAGCTTTCATCAAATCGACTATCGAAAATGCTAGTTTCGGAACACCACAAGAAGCAAAAGACAATTTGAACATTGTTTTTACTTCTTTACATGGAACTTCGATTACGGCTGTTCCTGAAACTTTTGCGCAAGCTGGTTATAAAAACGTAAACATCGTTGAAGAACAAAGAGTTCCAAATGGTGATTTTCCAACCGTAAAATCTCCAAATCCAGAAGAGCCAGAAGCTTTAGCAATGGCATTGGCATTGGCCGACAAAACCAACTCGGATATTGTGGTTGGAACCGATCCTGATTGCGACCGTTTGGGTGTTGCAGTTCGTGATAATGATGGTAAAATGACTTTGTTAAATGGTAATCAAACCATGATTTTGATGACTGCCTTTTTATTGGAAGAATGGAAAAAAGCAGGTAAGATCAACGGAAAACAATTCGTTGGTTCAACCATCGTTTCTACACCGATGATTATGGAATTGGCATCAGCTTACGGAGTTGGCTTTAAAGTCGGATTGACTGGTTTCAAATGGATTGCCAAAATGATCAAAGATTTCCCAGAATTGGAATTCATTGGTGGTGGCGAAGAAAGTTTCGGATATATGGTGGGCGATGCCGTTCGTGATAAAGATGCCGTTGCTGCTACTTTATTAATTTGCGAATTAGCTGCTCAAGCCAAAGCCAAAGGAAGTACAGTTTACAAAGAATTATTAAAACTATATGTTGAGCACGGATTTTATAAAGAACATCTAATTTCGCTTACTAAAAAAGGAATGGACGGTTTAGCCGAAATCAATCAAATGATGGTAACGATGCGTAATAATCCAGTGGCAGCAATCAACGGACAACGTGTGGTGATGTTGGAAGATTATAAATCATCGGTTGCCAAAAATTTATTGACTGGCGAAGAGGAAACTATCGACATGCCAAAAGCGGATGTATTGATTTATTACACCGAAGATGGTTCTAAAATTTGTGCCAGACCAAGCGGAACGGAACCAAAAATTAAATTCTACATCAGTGTAAATACGGAATTAGACAGCGTAGAAAATTTTACGAAAGTAGAAACTATTCTAGACAATAAAATCAAAAATATTATTGCAGCGATGCAGTTAAGTTAA
- a CDS encoding type B 50S ribosomal protein L31 encodes MKKGIHPENYRLVAFKDMSNEDVFITKSTAETKETIVHEGVEYPVVKMEISRTSHPFYTGKSKLIDTAGRIDKFKTKYAKHVK; translated from the coding sequence ATGAAAAAAGGAATTCACCCAGAAAATTACAGATTAGTTGCTTTCAAAGACATGTCTAACGAAGATGTTTTTATTACTAAATCTACTGCAGAGACTAAAGAAACAATCGTACACGAAGGTGTTGAATATCCAGTTGTAAAAATGGAGATTTCTAGAACTTCACACCCTTTTTACACAGGTAAATCTAAACTTATCGATACTGCAGGACGTATTGATAAATTCAAAACTAAATACGCTAAACACGTTAAATAA
- a CDS encoding glycosyltransferase family 2 protein, giving the protein MNLTILIPLLNEDESIKELYNWIISVMKSNNYSYEIIFIDDGSTDQSWSIIEALASENQYVKGIRFMKNFGKSQALHAGFAKAQGDVIITMDADLQDSPDEIPGLYEMITSQNFDLVSGWKKKRYDSVVAKNLPSKLFNWAARKTSGVQLNDFNCGLKAYKNVVVKNVEVSGEMHRYIPVLAKNAGFNKIGEKVVQHQARKYGETKFGMDRFINGFLDLITIWFLSRFGKRPMHLFGALGSMMFIIGFLSAGFIGFMKLYKMYHDLPYGLVTNNPWFYISLTTMVLGTQLFLAGFLGEIILRTKNNEERYKIAKQIN; this is encoded by the coding sequence ATGAATTTAACCATACTCATACCGCTTCTTAACGAAGACGAATCAATTAAAGAACTTTACAATTGGATTATCTCTGTAATGAAATCCAATAATTACTCTTATGAAATTATTTTTATCGATGACGGAAGTACAGACCAATCTTGGTCTATTATAGAAGCATTAGCCTCCGAAAATCAATATGTAAAAGGTATTCGTTTCATGAAAAATTTTGGAAAATCACAAGCCTTACACGCTGGTTTTGCCAAAGCTCAAGGTGATGTCATCATCACAATGGATGCCGATTTACAAGATAGTCCCGACGAAATTCCTGGTTTATACGAAATGATAACTTCTCAAAATTTCGACTTGGTTTCGGGTTGGAAAAAGAAAAGATACGATTCAGTCGTTGCTAAAAACCTTCCATCTAAATTATTCAATTGGGCTGCTAGAAAAACTTCGGGCGTACAATTAAACGACTTTAATTGCGGATTGAAAGCTTACAAAAATGTGGTTGTTAAAAACGTGGAAGTTTCAGGCGAAATGCACCGTTATATTCCTGTTTTGGCAAAAAACGCTGGTTTCAATAAAATTGGCGAAAAAGTCGTGCAACATCAAGCCCGAAAATATGGCGAAACCAAATTCGGGATGGATCGTTTTATTAATGGTTTTCTAGATTTAATAACGATTTGGTTTCTTTCCCGTTTTGGAAAAAGACCCATGCACCTGTTCGGGGCTTTAGGTTCTATGATGTTCATAATTGGATTTCTATCGGCTGGATTCATTGGCTTCATGAAACTATACAAAATGTATCACGATTTGCCTTACGGATTGGTTACCAATAACCCTTGGTTTTATATTTCGTTAACCACCATGGTTTTAGGAACGCAATTGTTTTTGGCTGGATTTCTGGGAGAAATTATTTTAAGAACCAAAAATAATGAAGAACGTTATAAAATTGCAAAACAAATAAATTAG
- a CDS encoding ABC transporter ATP-binding protein, whose product MSNFKKIVPFIYPYKKYAFLNIFFNVLYAIFSTLSFIALIPMLQVLFDKTKENKVKPVFKGILKIKEYGNDYLSYYVTSTKDTHESGYILFIMVAIIISIFLLKNLADYFAMFFITFLRNGVLRDMRNALYKKTLELPLAFYSEKRKGDVISRISADVNEVQNSFLAILELIVKEPLTIIFTIIAMLIISTELTLFVFIFIPVSGYIISLIGKQLKKQSTKAQQEQGTFLSTIEETIGGLKVVKGYNSENYFNTVFQNSTERFFNLSNNIGNRQNLASPASEFMGIAVIAILLWYGGQMVLIDKTLEGADFIAYMGLAYNILTPAKAISKASYGVKRGNAAAERVLEILEQENPITSKINAVEKTTFDAEITIKNINFKYEEETVLKDFSLDVKKGQTVALVGQSGSGKSTIANLLTRFYDVNEGTIAIDSVNIKDINLQSLRALMGLVTQDSILFNDTIKANISLGKLDATDDEIIEALKIANAYEFVNQLPKGIYTNIGDSGNKLSGGQKQRLSIARAVLKNPPIMILDEATSALDTESEKFVQVALENMMQNRTSIVIAHRLSTIQKADKIVVMQRGEIVEQGTHEELIALNGTYNKLVTMQSFE is encoded by the coding sequence ATGAGTAATTTCAAAAAAATAGTTCCTTTTATATATCCGTACAAAAAATACGCATTCTTAAACATTTTTTTCAATGTTTTATATGCCATTTTCAGTACACTTTCTTTTATTGCCTTGATACCTATGCTTCAGGTATTGTTTGACAAAACCAAAGAAAATAAAGTAAAACCAGTATTTAAAGGAATTCTAAAAATTAAAGAATATGGCAATGACTATTTGAGTTATTATGTAACCTCAACCAAAGATACTCACGAATCTGGCTACATTCTATTTATAATGGTTGCGATTATTATTTCGATCTTTTTATTGAAAAATCTAGCCGATTATTTTGCTATGTTTTTTATCACTTTTTTACGAAACGGGGTCTTAAGAGATATGCGAAATGCTTTGTATAAAAAAACCTTGGAACTGCCATTAGCTTTTTATTCTGAAAAAAGAAAAGGAGATGTTATTTCGAGAATTTCGGCTGATGTTAATGAGGTGCAAAACTCCTTTTTAGCAATACTTGAACTCATTGTAAAAGAACCACTTACGATAATTTTCACCATAATTGCTATGTTGATTATTAGTACCGAATTAACGCTTTTTGTTTTTATTTTTATCCCAGTTTCTGGATATATCATTTCGTTGATTGGAAAACAACTCAAAAAACAATCAACAAAAGCACAACAAGAACAAGGCACTTTCTTATCTACTATAGAAGAAACCATTGGCGGATTGAAAGTCGTAAAAGGCTATAATTCTGAAAACTATTTTAATACGGTTTTTCAAAATTCTACCGAACGTTTTTTCAACTTATCCAATAATATTGGCAATAGACAAAATCTAGCATCACCTGCGAGTGAATTTATGGGAATTGCTGTAATAGCCATTTTGCTTTGGTACGGAGGTCAAATGGTTTTGATTGACAAAACCCTCGAAGGTGCTGATTTCATTGCCTATATGGGATTAGCCTACAACATTCTGACTCCTGCAAAAGCCATTTCAAAAGCTTCTTATGGGGTAAAAAGAGGAAATGCTGCTGCAGAACGTGTTTTGGAAATTTTAGAACAAGAAAACCCAATTACTAGCAAGATTAATGCTGTAGAAAAAACAACTTTCGATGCTGAAATTACCATCAAAAACATCAACTTCAAATACGAAGAAGAAACCGTTTTGAAAGACTTTTCACTCGATGTAAAAAAAGGACAAACAGTTGCTCTTGTTGGGCAATCCGGAAGTGGAAAAAGTACGATTGCTAATTTGCTAACTCGTTTTTATGATGTGAATGAAGGAACGATTGCCATAGATTCAGTTAATATTAAAGACATTAATTTACAATCACTTCGTGCTTTGATGGGATTGGTAACACAAGATAGCATTTTGTTTAACGACACTATAAAAGCCAACATTTCATTAGGAAAACTAGACGCAACAGATGACGAAATTATCGAAGCTTTGAAAATTGCCAATGCCTATGAATTTGTAAACCAATTACCAAAAGGGATTTACACCAACATTGGCGATAGCGGAAACAAGCTTTCGGGTGGACAAAAACAACGATTGTCGATTGCTCGTGCGGTTCTAAAAAACCCTCCGATTATGATTTTGGATGAAGCCACATCAGCATTGGACACCGAAAGCGAAAAATTTGTGCAAGTCGCTCTTGAAAATATGATGCAAAACCGAACTTCTATCGTCATTGCACACCGTCTTTCGACCATTCAAAAAGCAGACAAGATTGTAGTCATGCAAAGAGGCGAAATTGTAGAACAAGGAACTCACGAAGAACTTATTGCATTAAACGGCACATATAACAAATTAGTAACAATGCAGTCGTTTGAATAG
- a CDS encoding beta-glucosidase has protein sequence MKKINHLIVIVNLITITAFAQQNFSFKNPNLPIDQRVNDLVSRMTVDEKISQLMDSSPAIERLGVPEYNWWNESLHGVARAGYATVFPQSISIASSWDRQLIFDVANAISDEARAKHHEYLRRGQHSMYQGLTFWSPNVNIFRDPRWGRGHETYGEDPYLTSQLGLKYVNGLQGTDEKYFKVIATAKHYAVHSGPEPSRHLFNAETSDIDLYETYLPAFRTLVKEGQVYSVMGAYNRFRGESASSSPFLFNILRNDWGFKGYIVSDCGAVTDIWKYHKITKDAASASALAVKTGLDLECGSSYKSLKEALDNKLLTEADIDITLKRLFIARFKLGMFDPEEIVPYAQIPFSVNNNSAHDYLARVASQKSIVLLKNQNQTLPLSKNIKTVAVIGPNANDVQSLWGNYSGIPSNPITVLKGIQNKLEPSAKVLYAKGTDLAKGVPQMKVIPSIYLQNENGTQGLTAEYFDNKECEGKPIFTRIDDNIDFNWDIDTPDPRMKMGNYSVKWTGYIVPPKTGLYNISEWSKPFMTIEIETGKTSGGKNNHHPRVRSQKLELEAGKKYKIVVKYQNNFGDAIAQLIWSEPQENLLTEAIQVANQADAVVLVLGLNERLEGEEMKVEADGFEGGDRTSLNLPSNQEELMKAIVATGKPVTLVLINGSALSINWANDNVPAILTAGYPGQQGGNAIADVLFGDYNPAGRLPVTYYKSVDQLPAFENYDMKGRTYRYFDKKPLYPFGFGLSYTKFKYSNLQMPATINAEKDFEVSVDITNIGDRDGDEVAELYLKDEKASTPRPIVQLEGFERIHLKKGESKTVRFKLTPRQLSLINKNGQRVIEPGFFTVSVGGKQPDGTSEIQTGRFKISGKLISLEK, from the coding sequence ATGAAAAAAATAAATCATTTAATAGTCATTGTAAATCTAATTACAATAACCGCTTTTGCCCAGCAAAATTTCTCTTTCAAAAACCCTAATTTACCTATTGATCAGCGTGTAAACGACTTGGTTTCTAGAATGACTGTTGACGAAAAAATCAGTCAATTGATGGATTCTTCACCAGCTATCGAACGTCTTGGTGTACCAGAATACAATTGGTGGAATGAATCCTTACATGGAGTAGCTCGGGCTGGATATGCTACTGTTTTTCCACAATCTATTTCAATTGCATCGTCTTGGGATCGTCAATTAATTTTTGATGTTGCTAACGCAATTTCGGATGAAGCTCGTGCCAAACATCACGAATATTTAAGACGAGGACAACACAGTATGTATCAGGGATTGACTTTTTGGTCTCCCAATGTCAATATTTTTCGTGATCCAAGATGGGGTCGAGGACACGAAACTTACGGCGAAGACCCGTATTTGACGAGTCAATTAGGACTTAAATACGTCAACGGTCTTCAAGGTACTGATGAAAAATACTTTAAAGTCATTGCTACTGCCAAACATTATGCCGTTCACTCGGGACCTGAACCTTCTCGCCACCTTTTTAATGCTGAAACCAGTGATATTGATCTTTACGAAACCTATCTTCCTGCTTTTCGAACTTTAGTAAAAGAAGGACAAGTGTATTCGGTAATGGGAGCTTACAACCGTTTTAGAGGAGAATCTGCCAGTTCAAGTCCATTTTTATTTAATATTCTTCGAAACGATTGGGGATTCAAGGGCTACATTGTGTCAGACTGTGGTGCTGTTACTGATATTTGGAAATACCATAAAATTACTAAAGATGCTGCTTCAGCTTCGGCTTTGGCGGTAAAAACGGGTTTAGATTTGGAATGCGGAAGTAGCTACAAATCTTTAAAAGAAGCCTTGGATAACAAATTACTAACCGAAGCTGATATTGATATAACCTTAAAACGTTTGTTTATCGCTCGTTTCAAGCTAGGAATGTTTGATCCAGAAGAAATAGTTCCGTATGCTCAAATTCCATTTTCGGTAAATAACAATTCGGCTCACGATTATTTAGCTCGTGTTGCTTCTCAAAAAAGTATCGTCCTTTTAAAGAATCAAAATCAAACACTTCCGCTTTCTAAAAACATTAAAACAGTTGCCGTTATTGGGCCTAATGCCAATGATGTACAATCTTTATGGGGAAACTATAGTGGTATTCCCAGCAATCCAATTACAGTCCTGAAAGGAATTCAAAATAAATTGGAACCTAGTGCTAAAGTATTGTATGCTAAAGGAACCGATTTAGCAAAAGGTGTTCCTCAAATGAAAGTGATTCCATCCATTTATCTTCAAAATGAAAACGGAACTCAAGGTCTGACAGCAGAATATTTTGACAATAAGGAATGCGAAGGAAAACCAATTTTTACTAGAATTGATGACAATATCGATTTTAATTGGGATATTGATACACCCGATCCACGTATGAAAATGGGCAACTATAGCGTGAAATGGACAGGCTATATTGTGCCACCAAAAACAGGATTATACAACATCTCGGAATGGTCGAAACCTTTTATGACTATCGAAATCGAGACTGGAAAAACATCTGGTGGAAAAAACAACCATCATCCAAGAGTTCGTTCACAGAAATTAGAATTAGAAGCTGGAAAAAAATATAAAATAGTAGTAAAATACCAAAACAACTTTGGCGATGCAATAGCGCAACTGATATGGTCAGAACCACAAGAAAATCTTTTGACAGAAGCGATTCAAGTTGCTAATCAAGCCGATGCTGTAGTATTGGTTTTAGGACTAAACGAACGCTTGGAAGGGGAAGAAATGAAAGTAGAAGCGGATGGTTTTGAGGGTGGAGATCGAACCAGTCTTAACTTACCGTCTAATCAGGAGGAATTGATGAAAGCGATTGTGGCAACTGGAAAACCTGTTACTTTAGTTTTAATAAATGGAAGTGCGCTTTCAATCAATTGGGCCAATGATAATGTTCCTGCTATTCTAACTGCTGGATATCCTGGTCAACAAGGTGGAAATGCAATTGCCGATGTGCTTTTTGGTGACTATAATCCCGCAGGTCGATTACCAGTAACTTATTATAAATCAGTAGATCAACTTCCTGCATTCGAAAACTATGATATGAAAGGTCGTACGTATCGTTATTTTGATAAGAAACCATTGTATCCGTTTGGATTTGGATTAAGTTATACCAAATTCAAATACAGCAATCTGCAAATGCCTGCTACTATTAATGCTGAAAAAGATTTTGAAGTTTCAGTTGATATAACCAACATTGGTGATCGTGACGGAGACGAAGTAGCTGAATTATATCTTAAAGATGAAAAAGCTTCAACGCCACGTCCAATAGTGCAATTAGAAGGTTTTGAACGCATTCATTTAAAGAAAGGTGAATCTAAAACAGTTCGATTTAAACTTACTCCAAGACAATTATCGTTGATTAATAAAAATGGACAGCGTGTTATTGAGCCAGGATTCTTTACGGTTTCAGTAGGAGGTAAGCAACCCGATGGTACCAGCGAGATTCAAACTGGTCGATTTAAAATTTCAGGAAAATTAATTTCGCTTGAAAAATAA